One window of the Scomber japonicus isolate fScoJap1 unplaced genomic scaffold, fScoJap1.pri scaffold_460, whole genome shotgun sequence genome contains the following:
- the LOC128354698 gene encoding inhibin beta B chain-like produces the protein MSSCLFRLALLVACVLSILCTTEPAPGTGTSSTSTGTGTSTGTGTEEPDSGRLNVDFLEAVKRHILSRLQMRERPNITHPVPKAAMVTALRKLHAGKLREDGRVEIPNLDGHPMSNELQEESSEIISFAEKGA, from the coding sequence ATGAGTAGCTGTCTTTTCCGGCTGGCACTGCTCGTGGCTTGCgtcctctccatcctctgcaCCACCGAGCCTGCACCCGGTACCGGtaccagcagcaccagcaccGGTACCGGAACCAGCACCGGGACCGGCACCGAGGAGCCAGACTCGGGCCGGCTCAACGTGGACTTCCTCGAAGCCGTAAAGAGGCACATACTGAGCAGGTTGCAGATGAGGGAGAGGCCCAACATCACGCACCCGGTCCCTAAAGCGGCCATGGTGACGGCTCTGAGGAAGCTGCACGCGGGGAAGCTGCGCGAGGACGGCCGCGTGGAGATCCCGAACCTGGACGGACACCCGATGAGTAAcgagctgcaggaggagagctCAGAGATCATCAGCTTTGCAGAGAAAGGTGCGTGA